GGTGGAAGAGCTGGGTGAACAGGGCATTGAACGTCTGGCCCTGTGGCAGCGAGGGGTTGATATTGACACGTTTCAACCTGAGTTAGCCTCGGCAGATATGCGGATGCTGCTCAGTCAAGGGAACCCAGAAGCGCCCTTGCTACTCTATGTGGGCCGACTCTCCGCAGAGAAAGAAATTGACCGCATCAAGTTGATTTTGGATGCCATGCCGAACGCTCGCCTCGCTTTGGTGGGGGATGGTCCCTATCGGCAAGATCTGGAGAAGCATTTCGCGGGCACAAAAACCTATTTTGCTGGGTATATGTCTGGCAAAACCTTGGCCTCGGCCTTTGCCTCAGCAGATTGCTTTATGTTCCCCTCTCGAACTGAAACCTTAGGGTTGGTGCTCCTGGAAGCAATGGCAGCGGGATGTCCTGTGGTGGCCGCTCGATCCGGCGGAATTACCGATATCGTCGAAGATGAGGTAAACGGATATCTGTTTGACCCCAACAGTGACCAAGATTTTGTTCAAGTGACCCAACGCTTACTCAATAATTCGGATGAGCGGGAAACCATTCGCCACAATGCCCGAGCAGAAGCAGAGCGATGGGGCTGGGCCGCAGCAACTCGGCAACTGGAAGGCTATTACCAGGCAGTCCTAGAGAAACAGTCCACATCTAGCGTGACGAGGCCCCCTTCTTCTGCCACTGTCTCGTCTAAGTAGCGGCGTCTACCGCTCCTATGTCAAAATAATTATCTGCAAATAGGTAACCCGCTATGTTTGAAGCCCTATCAGATC
The Acaryochloris marina S15 genome window above contains:
- a CDS encoding glycosyltransferase family 1 protein, which codes for MRIAFFTETFLPKVDGIVTRLCHTVAHLQQDGHQVLVFSPDGGITEYKGAQVHGVSAFPLPLYPELKLALPRPSIGDALTRFQPDLVHVVNPAVLGVAGLFFSKMNRIPLVASYHTHLPHYLKYYGLGMFEGVLWEMLKAGHNQALLNLCTSNAMVEELGEQGIERLALWQRGVDIDTFQPELASADMRMLLSQGNPEAPLLLYVGRLSAEKEIDRIKLILDAMPNARLALVGDGPYRQDLEKHFAGTKTYFAGYMSGKTLASAFASADCFMFPSRTETLGLVLLEAMAAGCPVVAARSGGITDIVEDEVNGYLFDPNSDQDFVQVTQRLLNNSDERETIRHNARAEAERWGWAAATRQLEGYYQAVLEKQSTSSVTRPPSSATVSSK